The genomic segment GCTCTCTTTTTCGTAGGTCGGGATGTTCGCCTGATCGCTCAGCGACGGCGCGGCCTTGATCTGCGCGAGCTTCGCCTGCATCGTGTCGAGCGATTCCTTGGCGCGCTCGAAGGCTTCGGCGAAATTGGCGGGCGGCTTCTCGTCGGCGTCGGCCGAGCCGGCCAGCTCCTGCAAGAGCTGCTTGGCCTGATCCTGATACTCGCCCTGGAACGAAGCGGCTTCCTTGGCCTGCTTGCGGGCGTCGCGCAGCTCTTGTTTCTTTTGCGCGTCGTCCTTCTTGCCGAGCGACTCGGCGTGCTTGCGCAGGGCCACGGCCGTGAAGTAGCGTACGGCCAGCCAATCGCCCGAGCGCGTTTCGGCGCCGCGGCCCCCCTTGGCGATGAATTCTGCTCCCTTTTGCGCGGCCGTCTCGTAGTTCTTCTCGGCGTCGCTGGTCCAGGCCTGCATCGCCAGGTGCATCGCATGCGCTTTCAGGCGGCGTAGCTCCTCGGGCTCGTCGGGCTGCGCCAAGATCTCGGTGAATGCGCCCAGCGCACGCTTGGTGTCGCCCAGATCGAGATAGCAGTGCCCCTGCGACGTTGCGGCCAAGAGCCCTAACAACTGCGTCCGGTACTTCTCGTGCAGGTCGCCGAACTTTGTCGCCGCGCTTTCCAGCAGCTTCTTACGCTCGGCCGCATCGGCCGGATAGGCCTTCGACGATTCGTACAGCGCTTGCGCGGCAAACAGCCGGGCCCGGCGCAAATCGGTCCGCGCCTCCTGCCGGACTTCGGTCGCGCCCCCCTTCTCGCCTGGCTTGGGAAGCTGCTTCAGATAGTCGGCAAACTTCTGCTCGGCCGAGGTGAAGACCTTCTCGGCCTCGGCGAACAGTCCACGGGCTTCTTCGGTGAGCGCGGTCTTCTGCGACGCGTAGCGCGGCGAGCCGGCGCGCTGTAACAGCATCTTCGCGCGCTCGACCAGCACGTTTCCGAGCTGGCTCTCGGCCTCGGCCTTCAGCGAGGGATCGTTTTCGGTCTTGATGAACTCGTTGAGCTTTTCGCGGGCGACGTTCAAATGGCGCGACTTCTGATCGGCGTCGCGTTCGGCGATCGCCGCGGCGATCGAGGTGACGCCCTCTTCGTAGGGAATCCGCGCCTTGAACTCGGCCGGTACCTGCGCGCTTGTGCGGAGGCGGGCCAGGTAATCGAGCGCTACGTCGTAGTAGCCGCGATCGCGCAGCGCTTCCAGGAACCGCTCGTAATCCTCGGCGGCCGACCCTCGGGGGGCGAGCAATAGCGGTAAGAACAACGCGCCCAGCACAGCGAGGATCCGCGTCACGCGGAAACAGTTTTGCCGGCTGAACAGGCTCATGTAGGCGACTTCTCAGAAATGTACGTTCGCGGCAGGCACCGCGGCCGCGCTTCATCCCGCCGTAAACTCGCTCGCACGATCCCATTCAGGAGCTGCGCAACGGGGTTCGACGGATCGTCCAGGGCCAGGCCGCACGTGACATGGCGCCGAGCGGGTTCCGGAACCGCTCGATGGCGCCAAACTCCTTACACATTCCAGGTTATAGACTGGTGCAGAACGAGGCAAGCTGCGGCAAATCGCCGGCGCAAAGGGGCTGAGAAATCGCGGCCGGAAATCGTTATGACCCTCACAATCCGCGCTGCGACGCCGGCGTCTGACGTCGAAGGCCACCGGTCGTCATCACGCAGATGAACGAACCGCAAGGTGCCCGATCGGAAAGTGCTTGTTGCACGTCGGAAATCCGTCGACCGAGAATGCCCCTGGTCGGCAGCGGCCAGCAAGCGCAGGCCTCCGGCGACGCGCTCTGTGGGGGCACGCCCGCGGCCCCTTGACTTGCGGGGTGCGACCCGGATACTCACGAGGGTCGCAGGCACCGGGCGGCAAGCGCAGGCGCAAGCCGGCATCGGGGCGGTCGCGTCGCCATCGCGCGAATCGAGTTGCTTCTTCTTGTTTGGCCCAACGATTTACTTGAGCCGCAGAGTTACTTAAGTCACAGAGGACCAGTTCATGCGTCGTGCCAAGATCAGCATCGTGGGAGCCGGAAACGTTGGCGCGACGACGGCCCATTGGTGTGCCGCCGCCGAATTGGGAGACATCGTGCTGTTGGATATTCCCGATCTTGTGGGAGTGGCCCAAGGCAAAGCGCTCGATTTGTTCGAGGCGTCGCCCATCGTCGGCTTCGACGCCAAGATCACGGGCACCTCGGATTATCAGGACACTGCCGACAGTGACGTCGTGGTGATCACGGCCGGCATCGCGCGCAAGCCGGGAATGAGTCGCGATGATCTACTGTCGACCAATGCCAAGATCGTCGGCAGCGTGGCCGAGCAGGTAAAGAAGACCAGCCCTAACGCGGTCGTTATCGTCGTCAGCAACCCGCTCGATGCCATGGTGCAGCGTGCGTTCGAGGTGACGGGCTTTCCGCACCAGCGCGTGTTGGGCCAGGCGGGCGTGCTCGACACGGCGCGCTATCGTTCGTTTCTGGCCATGGAGCTGGGCGTCAGCGTCGAGGATATTTCGGCGCTGCTGTTGGGTGGCCACGGTGACACGATGGTGCCCATGCCCAGTTGCACTTCGGTCGCGGGCATCCCGGTGACGCAATTGATCGATCGCAAGCGGCTGGATGAGATCGTGACACGCGCACGCAATGGCGGGGCCGAGATCGTCGGTTTGCTGAAGACCGGCAGCGCCTATTACGCTCCCGCGGCGGCCACGGCGCAAATGGTCGAAGCCATCGTGCGCGACAAGAAACGGCTGATCCCGTGCGCCGCGTATTGCCAGAAGGAATACGGCGTCGGCGGCTATTACGTCGGCGTGCCGGTCGTTCTCGGCAGCAAGGGGGTCGAGAAAATCATCGAGCTGAAGCTCGAAGCCGAGGAACGCGCGAACCTGCAGAAGAGCATCGAGGCCGTTAAAGAGCTCGTGGCGGCGATGAAGAAGCTGACGGGTTAGCCCTGGCTCGCTCGGCGCAGCCGCACCGCGCAGCGCATCACTCGTAAAAATCGCGCGCGAATGTTTGTGCCCCCCGTTTGGCTCTCGTAGATTTTTGTGCGTCGCGGCAGAAGGCCAATCATTTCGCCGACGGCAGCAATGCTATCGCTCGCGCGTCGAGCCCTCGGTCCGGTCGCGCTTCTCGCTCGGCGAGCGGTTGCAGCGTTGACATCGTGGGTTGAATTGCAGTAGAGTCCGGTGCCGGTAGTTCGTGGTCATTTTGTCGCGGTCGTCGACAGGTATTGGAATGGGCAAGCGGGCGGGAACAGAAGCCGTGTCGCGCAGAATGCGTACACAACGTCCGCTCCAGCGAGTGTCTCATGTTCGATAGGTTGCCAGATCGGCCGATCCCTCCTCGCCAGGGTCGTCGTGTGCGAGAGGCGGCGGCCTGCGTCGACTGCGGACAGGTTGACCGTGGACGGGTTGACCCCGGACAGGGCGTTTGGAATTCCGATATCCACAGTTCGTCCAATCAGGACTGGTCTTCTCATCAGGACTGGCGGTTTCCGCGCCGGTCGAGCGTCGGGCCCGGGATGGCGAAAGTTCTCAGTCAAGCGTGACGGGCGGCGTGCCGCCTTGAATCGTTCGCCAACTTGTTGCGTGGATTCCCCTCAGACCCAGAGCAAACAGCGTACGCCATGATGAATCGCCTCCGCGTTCCGCGCTCGCCGGCTGCACAGGCGCCGGCATTTCCTCCCTCGTCGCACCAGGTCGAGGCTGCGTCCTACAGCAGCGTGCGGACCAAGACCGATCAACCGCTCACGATCTTTGCTCCCGTGCATTACGAGCCCAACTACGCTTATCCGCTGGTGGTCTGGCTGCACGGGCCGGGCAATGACGAGCAACAGCTAAAACGCATCATGCCGCTTGTGAGCTTGCGGAATTACGTCGGCGTGGGCGTGCGCGGCACGACTCCTTGCGCGGCTGCCAGCGGCAAGACGGGCTTTGCCTGGACCCAGTCCGAGCCGCACACGGCCCTTGCCGGTCAACGCGTGCTCGAGGCCATTACGTTCATCCAAGGGCGCTACAACGTGTCCGATCGGCGCGTCTTCCTGGCGGGCTTCGATTGCGGAGGCACGATGGCGCTGCGCCTGGCTCTTGCCCATCCGCGCTGGTTTGCGGGGGTGTTATCGCTGGGAGGCGAGTTCCCGGTCGGAGGCGCGCCGTTATCACGGCTCAGCGAGGCCCGCCGCGTGCCGATCTTTCTGGCCTGTGGCCGCACCAGCGAGCGCTATCCGTCGGCGCTCGTGTGCGACAACTTAAAGCTGTTGCATTCGGCCGGCATGGATCTGACGCTGCGTGAATACCCGATCGGCCAGGAGCTATCGGAAGGGATGCTGGCTGATATGGATCGCTGGATGATGGAGCTCGTTACCGGCGCCCGGCCCAGCCCCGGCTTCGGCGATCGTTAAATCGCGGCGCTTCGCGCGCGAACGCGAATTCCATTCAACGGGCGCCTGCGGCGCCGACCGCTAAACGGGTGCCGCCGACCGCTAAACGCGTGGCGCCATCGGCTAAACGCGTGCCGCTTTCGGCCCAACCGGCGGGTGCCAGCATCCTTGGCCCTGTCGCGGCTTCTGCGACGCTTCGCCGGTTCCGAATTCGATAGCAAGCCACATTGACACTCTCGCGCCGTTTCGGGTACAAGCCCTGCGCGTCTTCAAGCCTTGGACCTCTGACGCAAGGTCGCGGCTGCGCATTTCGCTCTATTTTTCTTGTTCGTAACGGGCATTCGGACCATGAAGCGCACGAAGGCGGCTCACAACGAGCAAGAGGACAAGACACCCGGCATCGACGCCGATTTGCAGACCGTGCTCACGGCCTGGCATGACGCGACGGTGCGTTGGGAGCAGGCGCACGAACAATTGCAGGCCGAGGTGCGCCGCTTGAGCGCGGCATTGGCCAGCCACGGCCAC from the Pirellulales bacterium genome contains:
- the mdh gene encoding malate dehydrogenase; its protein translation is MRRAKISIVGAGNVGATTAHWCAAAELGDIVLLDIPDLVGVAQGKALDLFEASPIVGFDAKITGTSDYQDTADSDVVVITAGIARKPGMSRDDLLSTNAKIVGSVAEQVKKTSPNAVVIVVSNPLDAMVQRAFEVTGFPHQRVLGQAGVLDTARYRSFLAMELGVSVEDISALLLGGHGDTMVPMPSCTSVAGIPVTQLIDRKRLDEIVTRARNGGAEIVGLLKTGSAYYAPAAATAQMVEAIVRDKKRLIPCAAYCQKEYGVGGYYVGVPVVLGSKGVEKIIELKLEAEERANLQKSIEAVKELVAAMKKLTG
- a CDS encoding alpha/beta hydrolase-fold protein produces the protein MMNRLRVPRSPAAQAPAFPPSSHQVEAASYSSVRTKTDQPLTIFAPVHYEPNYAYPLVVWLHGPGNDEQQLKRIMPLVSLRNYVGVGVRGTTPCAAASGKTGFAWTQSEPHTALAGQRVLEAITFIQGRYNVSDRRVFLAGFDCGGTMALRLALAHPRWFAGVLSLGGEFPVGGAPLSRLSEARRVPIFLACGRTSERYPSALVCDNLKLLHSAGMDLTLREYPIGQELSEGMLADMDRWMMELVTGARPSPGFGDR